The Brassica napus cultivar Da-Ae chromosome A9 unlocalized genomic scaffold, Da-Ae chrA09_Random_18, whole genome shotgun sequence DNA window TAACAATCAAAacacttcttctttttgtttacttgagaaaaaaaaacggCTCATTGACTTGTACTACAAGTCAAGCTATCTGGATTCTCAACGATCTTTGCAAAGTTTGAAGAAAGCAGCCAAATCAGCTCCGTAGACAATACGATGATCTGCTGTCACATTCACCTGGCAACACACAACAAAAGCCAAAGCTTATTTCTATTCACCAAACCCATGAGGCAGATAGATTCTTGACATTCTTAATAGAAACCAACAAAGTCAAATTCAGGCTTACCAGCATTTTGTTTTTCACACTGAAGAACCCATCCTTATCAGCAACTAGAGTTGGTTTCGAAGCTCCAACCGCCATTATAGCACCCTAGAGATTCGAGTTATAACAAAGATAAGTTGGCTGAGTTGTAATCCCTGATCTTGTTGAGACTCATTGAAATTTCATATACCTGTCCTGGAGGAAGAATAGCATCAAATCTATCCACTCCAAACATACCGAGATTAGATAAAGTGAAAGTTCCTGCATGAATACACATGCATCCTTAGCTCAGCACATACACGCTTCTCATTAAAGCATATGAACAGCTACTATTGAAGAAAGTACCAGAGTTGTATTCATGAGGTTGCAATTGCTTGCTTCTAGCTTTCCCCACCAGCTCTTTCCATTTTTGAGATAACAAGTACAATCCAACTCCAAAACAACCAACATGACTCGCACCAATCAGTAAGCGTAGACAAAAACCGTGTTCAACCACAAAGCTACCTACTTTCTACATCTCTCCACTGCATTGATTACCTTATCAGCATCTTGTAGAACAGGCGTAATCAACCCGCCATTGATGGCAACAGCAACCGCAACGTTAATGTTACTATTGTAACTAAAACTCTTCCCATCTTTGCAGCTAGCGTTCACCACAGGATGCTGAGCAAGAGCCATCCTGGCAGCTTTAACCAATAAAGCAGTCATTGTCACACCCTTTGGCTTCacctgaaaaagaaaagaaaagagattaaCATTTGCTGATACGAGTATTAGAACAATGTGTATGCGTTTTCATCACCTTCTCGTAGAGTGCGTCGAGTGCATCAGTGTTCACTGGGTAACCAACACGGAACGTTGGAACGGAGAGACTCTCAATCATGTTTTTGGATACTGCTGATTGCATTGCTGTGAAGGGACGAGCTGGCGTCAGGCAATAGAGGAGGCGAGCTAGTGGTGGTAGCTTTAGCTGTTGGTGCTGGTGCAGctgcaggaggaggaggaggaggaggcggtGGTGTCACGGTGGGAGCTAAACCAGCCGCCGCCTCCACGTCGGAAGCCGTGATCCTACCGAATGGTCCAGTTCCAGCAACGGATCCGATATCCACTTTGTGCTGCTTCGCGAGCTTCTTAGCATGCGGCGTCGCTACGGTTTTCCTCGGACCATCTGACGCCGCTGCCGCCGGAGAAGCTGAGCGATCGCCGGAGCGGGGATGAAGTAGCTGGAGGAGGAGATGGAACAACGGCGGAGGAGGAAGGTTTCGAGGCGGCTTTGTTCTTAGCTTCTTCGATTTCAGCCTCAGTCTCCGCCAGCAATCCGATTGCAGCGCCTACCGGAGCTGTTTCTCCTTCTCCGACGACGATCGCGGCGAGATAACCGTCGTAGAAGGTTTCCACGTCCATATCGGCCTTATCGGACTCAACAACGACGACACTCTCTCCTTTAGCGAGTTTCTCGCCTTCGGTTTGATCCAGGAGACGATTTTGCCTTCCGTCATGGTGGAGGATAGCGCCGGCATGAAAATCTCGCGAATCTTGGATCGGATCGTCATTACTCGGCGGCGAGAAGACGGAGAGCGGAAACGACGCGGCGGAGGAAGGGATGGGAGCAGGGGAGACGGAGGAAGCGAATGAAATGGTGGATTTGGGATTGGATAGCGAAGCTGTTgataaaaacgaagaagaagccgCCATTGTTGCTATTCGATAAATCACAGTGAGAGAGATCTGAGAGATTTAGAGGAGTGAAGTGGACGGAGAAGACGAGGTCGGAGTTCGTTAAGCGCCTTCACCTACATGTTGTATTCATTAATAAGTTAATAACTAATAAGCCTCGTTGTACCAATGGTATTTGGTAACCGGAAATTAAACCAGcttatttcaatttaaaattcgggtttttattaaaccatttaTGGTGGATAACAAGCTGAACTAATTCCCGAGTCGCGCAAGTCGTAGCGAGGGAGAAAGAGGGGAAAACAAACCAACTGATTCCTATCGAGcacaaaccctaatttcgaCGATCTGATGGAGAACGACAAGCAGATCGAATCTCACCACCGCAAGCACCACCGTTCGTCTTCACCGTCCGACGAGGCCGATAAATCATCGAAGCGGCACAAGCACCGTCATCACAAGCACCACCACAAGCGCCATCACCGACATCACCGTGATAAGAAGCGCGACGATGAGACGGAACTGATGGATGTTACTCCGATTGGAGATAGTCACGGCGGTGAGGATGACGTTGAGGAGGGGGAGATTCTAGATGAAGAAGGGCTCGCCAATGTTAAGACGCCAGATTCCGACGGCGAATCAGCGAAATCAAATCCGATGAATTTCAAGGCGACGATCTGGTCTGTTCCAATCGCTCTTCTTACGTCTTTTTGCTCATAAATTTCCTGTTTATTTGGCTGAAATTCTGTTTGGATGCTGGGATAAGAATGATCTGATGATACCAGAGTTTTTTATCCATACGCAACTTGTAGTAGACCTCAGTATCCAAACATCATTTATGCCTTTACATCAAGCTGAAATTTCCGCTTTATGATAAAAGTTTTGGTTTTTGAGAGTATTCTCTTTAGATAACGTGAGTGTTTCAATGCATATCTAAGAAAGAAGTTGCACTAGGCGTTCAATGGAGACTGATGGCGTTCCCTTGATTTGTAAGAACTGGTTTCGTGATTATGtagatgcttttttttttcattttttttgtcatgtatGCTCATGAGTTTTGTATCTCATTTATCTCTTTTTCTGATAAATTCTCCGAAAATCTTGTGGCTGTGCTTGCAGACTGTCGATGGGGTTTCTGTTGCTCGGAATGCCGAGACTTCTAATGGTGTTCTAACTCGTGAATCTGAAAGGAAGGACAAGAGGTGGTATAAAGAGTATGGAGGTCCTTCAGACAGAGTTGGTAAGAGAAGTGATGATAATGGGAGGAGCTCACTTTCTTTGGAAAACTCTGAGGAGAAGCGTAAGAATAGTAACTGGTCTCCGACAAACAGCAGGCAGTCTAACGAACTCCGTGCTCGGAGTAGGTCTAGGTCACATGATCGGGAGAGGGAAATGTCAAGATCAAGGCTTGTTGCGGCGGATGAGTTTCCAGTCAGACGGAGACATCATGATCCGAGTAGGGATTATCTATATGACAGAGTTGAAGCAGGGAGAACTGAGGACAGTTATTATCGACGTGGGCGATATGGGGAAGATGACAGGCAATATGGTCGAGAAATCTTGGAAAGAGAAAGAAGTAAGGAGAGGGATATGGTCCGGGAGGGAAGCATACGAGATAAAGATTCAGAAAGAAGTaaacggagagagagagatagtgaACGTAGGACGGAAAGAGAACGAGAGAGTAGGAGGATGATTGAGGTTGAGCGTGAAAGGCTGAAAGACTATGAACGGGTGCGTAGCATTGATAGGGATAGGAGAAGGGAAAGGGAAAGGGAAAGACGAGGTAGGAGCAGTGATTGGGATAGGAGAAGGGAGAGGGAAGAAGATTATGTTCGAGACAGAGACAATGAAAGAGGTAAGAGTAGAGATAGAACAAGGTATGAAAgtagagagaggaagagagaaaaggaaagggAGAATGACAAAGATAGGGACAAAGGAAGAGAACTCAAGACTGATAACGAGAAGTATAAAAGTGTTGATGTGGGCAACGGGGAAAGGTATTCTTTCAATAGTCCTAACCCTTGTGAATATTTCATTACAGATGATAAAGCTTTGTTATATTGTGTGGCTCCTAACTATTTTGCGATCACGTCCAGAAATGAGGATGCTCAAAATGATAATGACGAAGGAGTTATATGGAAATCtccggaggaagaagaagaagaactaaaCAGAATCAAGGAGGAGAGTAGGAAGCGAATGGAAGCCATACTGGAGAAATATAAGAAGAAGCCCGATCAGCAAAACGAACTTTCTTCGCAGGATAAGGGGAAAGGTAATTCCCCATCCTTCATTGCAATCATTATACATAACGGCTTAAGCATGATGTTTCAGATTATTTGTTCAAGTATGGACCTTCGTACTGTGGTTGGAGTTGTAAATAAAATTCTTCATCGGCCCGCTTTTATTTGGTTGTTAAGATGTAGTTCTTGAATCTTGGAAGTCACTTGCGTGTTGTGTATCAGACGACCCCTTAGGTTAACAAGGAACCTGTTCCTCTCAACTTGGAATGCGTGAATGGCTCTTTAGCAGAAAAGCTGCAGTTAGTTTTCAGTAGATTACGTTGATTGATTTCCACATGCACttgtacaaaaaaattattgagattTTCAGCTTCCAGGCAGTCTCAGTTAGTTTTCTGTTCGTGGCAGATGATGTTAAAGAAAATGGTGCTCCAGATTCGGCTTCTTCCCCTATTGTCATAGCTGCTAATGCTGATCCAGCAAAGATAACTCGGACATTTATGCTATAGATAGTGATGTTGCCAAAACATCATTAACAACTGGTGCGCCACCTACTATGTTTGGAATTTCTCACCCAGAGAGGACTTTAGCTCCAGCCGGGCTTGGCGAAGGTAGCCCGAAGGTGCGTTcacaaatgaaatatttttgtttctgtgGTATTGGTTTCGTGTGTGATtgtgaatatttttttggttttatgtttatattataattgaaaatatatatgtggTGATGTTTCTCaatcttatataatttttgtttccaGAGTGAAAGATCAGCTGACATGTTTCATGATGATATATTTGGAGAGTCCCCAGCTGCTAATGAAAAAGTGGTATGTAAATCGAATTAGTTGGCATCTTTCATCTTATCGTTCAGTAGCCTTTTATCTGAAATTTCTCTTATCGCCATGAATCTATTAGTCAGATCCTCAGAAAACCTTTTTTCATTTGgtaatagtttttttgttatgtaAGGGTTTTTTGTTAtgtaaggtttttttttgttgtaggaCCACACGCGAGGGAAAGGTGATGGTGTTCCGATGGTAAGGAGCGGGCTTTATGATAATTGGGATGATGCAGAGGGCTATTACAGTAAGTTTGTTTTCTGTGTGTATTTAGCTACATTCCTACTTATTAATACTAGTTCATACttcattgtttaagtttgtgACCATTTCATGCACCTTCTCACCTTTCCAACTCGTAGAAGCTCTTCTGTTAATTTTCATCTTAAAAATATGAGTCTCTTCTACTTTTTAGGCTATCAGTTTGGCGAGCTAATTGACGGTAGATATGAAGTCATTGCTACACATGGAAAAGGGTCTTCCTCTACTGTGGTTCGTGCTAAAGATTTAAAAGCTGGACCAGCTGAACCTGAAGAAGTGGCTATAAAATTATTCGTAACAACGAGACAATGTAGGTGGTGCATTCTACACAGGCCCTGACTTTTACTTCGAGTTCTTTATGcaatatctgtttttttttttcatatatatgcatTTGCAGCTCATTATTATATCTCATTTCGTTTAGGCATAAAGCTGGCCAGACTGAGGTGCAGATATTGAAGAAGCTGGCTGGTTCTGACCGAGAAGACAAGCGCCATTGTGTTCGTTTTCTTTCAAGTTTTAAGTATCGGAATCATCTTTGCTTGGTGTTTGAGTCGCTCCATTTGAATCTTCGTGAGGTCTTGAAGAAGTTTGGCCGCAACATCGGTCTTAAACTCTCTGCGGTTAGGTCTTATTCAAAGCAGCTATTCATTGCCCTTAAACACTTGAAGAACTGTGGGGTTCTTCACTGCGATATAAAACCTGACAACATGCTGGTCTGTTATACGTTTCTGTTGCTTTCTCATACTCCATTAACTAGCTTTTTAACAGTTGACAATTCCTATGTTTGTCCAGGTAAATGAGAACAAAACGTCTTAAAGCTTTGTGACTTCGGTAATGCGATGTTTGCTGGCAAAAATGAAGTTACGCCATATCTTGTTAGTCGTTTTTACAGATCCCCTGAAATCAGTAAGTTTAGATTGCAGTGAgaattaacatatttttggtttaataagagaatattttatctattattgcTAGAGAATATGTGATTAGagcttttattttttcatggCAGTTCTGGGGCTCACCTATGACCATCTCTGGATATATGGTCAGTTGGCTGCTGTCTATATGAGCTATATTGTGGGAAAGTTCTTTTCCTGGCGCCACAAATAATGACATGTTACGCCTTCATATGGAACTGAAAGGCCCCTTCCCCAAAAAGATGCTTCGTAAGGTAAGCATTAAAGTAGATTTCCATAGAGAACTAGAACGAAGAACTTAATATGCTTGTACTTATGCTTTCGGTTCAACAGGGAGCATTTATTGATCAGCACTTTGATCATGACTTGAACTTTTACGCTACAGAGGAGGACAATGTTAGTGGAAAGGTAAAACCAGTCCTTATGTTTTCTCTGACACTTCGCAGTTTGAAATCAATTGACTATGAGTAATAtgctatatttttcttttcagatGATGAAGAGAATGATCGTAAATGTAAGCCGAAAGATTTTGGTTCAATTATTAAGGTTACCCTGGTGAGGATCCCAAGATGTTAGCTCATTTCAGGGATCTCTTAGACAAAATTTTCATCCTTGATCCCGAGAAGAGGCTGACTGTAAAACAGGCATTAGCTCACCCATTCATCACTAGCAAATGAAACTACGTTGCCGTTTTCTCTTCTCTGTTATATCAGGAAATGCTGCTGTCCTCTGTACATTATACATCTTAATTTTAATTCGAGGTTCTAATCTTTGAACTGTCTCCATCTTCTTTCTGCTGCTTGAGTGCTTTGGTTACAATGTTGGCGTGGGTGGAGTTCTCACCGTTGGCGATTCTCAATGGGAATTTACTGGTTTTATTGTAAGACAACCTGCTAATGGAGCTTTCTTTCGTTATATTCCTGTGTAATCTCATTGCCGACTTTACTCATTGTAGAAATCTATGTTTGGAATCTGAATAAGGAGAGGGCCATTCTGAATCATATTTCAATTATATGGATACCTTCTCATTATTATTTGTGATGTTGGATTGCATCATTTTTCTCTTATGGTCTTCTAGAGGGCCTGACGTTATTTTTCTCCAGGACATCTACCATGGCTTAGCACAGTCCTAAAGTCTTTCAATGCTTTAAAGGCACACAGGAGAAGGTACAATGGTTGTTTATTGGTAGTAAAAACTTTTGCATTTTCATTGGTCTATGGTTTGAACTTGGATGATACTGTTGCTTGAATAGGTTTTAGAGTTTGTCCTCCCTTTTTAACTGTGTTTGTTCGCAGTTTCTTTTGTGATGGTTCATGTTTTGCCTGAAATAGTTGTTTTTTCTTCCTTATCTACTTATCCTTTTTAATATGCAGTTTTCACCTTTTGTTTTTTCCGtagttttcaattatttttttgttttctggtGTTTTCACGTGTTTACATATTATCTGATAAACTGTGTTATTGTCATTCCGGAGGTTTGCTTGGAGGAGAGAACCGcgcaaggaaacaaaatatgaagGTATGGAGCTTAAATCATATCTCCCTGATTTTTTTCCAACTAGGCCTCTCTTTTTGTTCTATCTCCTTGTGGTTCAGTTCACTAATTGTGACTTATATCTTTTTTTAGGGCcgtactctctctctcctcctgcAAGTTTGGTAAGTATGTCGCGCTTTGTGTGTTGTGTGCCTTCTCCTGTCATGATATGGCCACAACTTTTTGTTGATGTGGATGTTTCACATTTTTGTCCATAGCATGGTAGAAGTCTTGGAGTTTAATTTATTGATCGGTTCACTTTGGTGGGCTAAGGTTAGTAGTCCGCAAGGGAAAAAATGAATTAGTTAACCTTGCACATATCGTCACtcttggtttgttttttttgataacGTAGAAGTTTTGTCAGTGTAGCGGATGCGAGTAGGCCGATTCAGTTTTTGTTCTTGTTAGTGCATAGGGAAGAAGTGAAGATTTGATGTTTTATGTAGTAGATTGAGTCTATAATGCTTAAGATTGTAGAGAGGGTTATAGGAAGAAGATACAACTTTGGCGATGGTTTTGATATTAACTCATGCCTTTTTATGATTAGGTATGTTTTCTTTGTATTTGCTGTCTGGCTGCTATATTTCACGGTTGCCGAGAAGGAAAGAGTGATATATGATGTATCGTTGCAGGGTACTTTTGTCTGTACTGCCAATGTTTAACTCAAGTGTAGTGACAGCATAATTCACAATCTTATTCAAACCATTGGGCATCTATGACAAAATTGGCCATCGCCGTATTGATATGTGTAGTATGACGTGCGTGCCAAGTTAACTTAGCTTCCATAAAACTTGGAGAGAGTAACGTAGAATTGGTTGACATTTTTGGTCCGCAGTTAATCCCTTTCTGCATGCAGTTGTTGACCGAGCCATTTTTCTATACGACAGGTCCGAAACGGCGTATAAATAATTACTATCGTGGGCCTTGGCCCGTTAAAGGCCTGTCGAGGTAATAGTGAGTCGACTTTAAACGGCAACGTTCCTTTCTAGTTTGAAAAACTATACGCTCGTCGTTTCAACGAGTCTCTAAGGTCTGACGGTTggtcaaacgcagcggttgcggttgcgtttgcgggagtttgcggatgcggtggttgcggtttctagcgttATTAAGCGTTTTGTATGACTGGCACAACGTTTGAAAATTGTTGCGTTTGCGGATCATTTCTGACTGGTTTACCCACCCACatatactaaaaaaattaataaagaatatttaatagacaaaaaaataattctaaaaaattatgattaaaaataataaacttaaaatccaataacaaaataataaataataattaaaaacaattaaatttatgGCATGATTATTGTTTCATGCATTCTAATAATCACCAAATATTTTATCAGTTGTGCAACATACTCGAAAAAGTTTGTTCCGAGATGTGGATTTTCTGGATTCATTGTAAAATTTCTTCAAATTATCCCAAAAATTTGccgatctttttttttgataagtgaaaTAAGTTTGccgatctttttttttgctacgaAACTTGATATTCTGTTTAAATTAGTCAGTAATGCTGTTATTTTGTAGTTTGGCTTCTCATTAAATATAACCCATacttagggcctgactggttcaaacgcagcggttgcggttgcggttgcgggcgtttgcggatgcgggtggttgcggtttttagcggttttaagagatttgtacgactggttctgcggttaaaaattggtgcgtttgcgggatacttatgactggttaactactaGATACAgtagcggttaaataataaattaacaatatttacattttatataattataaaaatatcaaaaatcataatattataataaatatataaattatattttcaaagttatagttttaaatttttaaaattatagaaaatatttttattttaaaattttataatattaattaaaatatcatagatatattttagtatttttataatttcatttttaaaaatttattgaatatttttatttttgtatttatatggtttttaaaaaaaaagaaaaaaaattatcctcccgcaaccgcccgcaaccgcaaacgctagctggaaccagcttttgaatttaagaggttcggagcggtttgaagcgatttatagcggtttgtatgattgtttcgaaacactgtcaaccgctaccaaccgcaaaagctgcgtttgcgggtggtagcggggaaaCCAATCAAGCTCTAAGTCTCAAGTATAAATCACTCTCCCCGACTACGGCTGATACTGGATAATGCAGGGAAGGGACGAGGATGATTCTGGTAACCTCAGCGTCGGTGACATACCTACGTCACTCCGTCCACAACCTTCACACAAAATCGTTACAAATCCGGTGCCAGTTTCGCCGGAGTAGCCAAATCCCCACCGTCGATCTATGCAATCCACGGCAGACAATGGACGGCTTCCAAATACGAACACGAGACAGATCCACTTTATGCTTGGCTCGCCGGAAAGCAGAGGCGGCAACTGTTGAGGCTGAAGATGATCCTCTCCAGGGCATCCTTCGGTATCTACTGTGGACAGCTGAAGCCGTGTACATACTATGGCTCTTCCTTCTTCCTTATGCTCCCGTGAGTGATTCCCTCCAACGTTATACTTCATCTGGTAGTATTGTACAAATCTTGTTTACTAAAAGTCTCTTTGATCAACAGGCGATCCAGTTTGGGCAATTAGTTCAGAGACGGTGAACTCTCTCTTGGGACTTTCGTTGAACTTCTTCTTTATCTTGCCTCTCACAAACTCAGGTCTATTCAGCTTAAAGATTCTATGTTTCTCTGATCATTGTCGATTTTATGATCTCTGATGTAGAATTTTTCTGACAGAACAGTTGGTATTCATGTCCTAGAAGCTCCTGTTCTTCATACTAGTGTTACTCTATTCAACGATCTGCTGAAAAATGTTTACATTTTctgtttgaaaaacaaaaaaaaaaagatggctgAAGGGTTATTCAACTTTGTAATAGCTTGGACACTCATGTTTGCTCCATTGCTATACACAGACCGAAAGAGAGATCGATTCAAAAGCTCTCTTGACGTCTTATGGGGTGTTTCACCTCACAACAGTAAGTAACACACACTTGTTTACTTTTGTGTATTAGTTATTTACCTATAATATGATTTGATCTTGTGAATGGAAACAGCGTTTCTGATCCCATACATGGCCATACGGCTCAATGACGCTGACCCAGATGATAAACCGAGCAAAAGGTCTCAACTTGGCGAAGCAATGACCAAAGGTGCGTCGGTAGTTGGTCTCACCGGTGTTACGGTGTGTCTGATATCGACACTGTGGTCTCTTTACGGCCGAGCAGATGGAGGTTTCGGTGGAATAATGGAGAGATGGCAGTATCTGACTGGTTATTTGGATCGGAGAGACTAGCTTACGCTTTTATATGGGATATATGTCTATACACAGTTTTTCAGCCATGGTTGATTGGAGAGAACCTTCAAAATGTGAAGAAGAGTAGGTTGAGATAGTGAGTTATCTTAGGTTTGTTCCTGTTCTTGGTTTGCTTGCATATCTTCTGTTTCTCAATCTTGACGATGAAgattaaaattagttaaataactGTCAGGGTACATGTTtatgtatgtataaaatatttatttagtcaACGTACTTTATCAAGTTTATTATCCCTCTATTATGTTATGGAAGTTGGAAAAGTTTGTAATCCcattattttgaaaagaaaatcttatatttgtattgatattttttctgcgtttcatatttttattttacaaaaaaaaggggGAAAATCAAATGCcatcaatacaaaaaaaaaaaattaaatctatCCAGCAAGAAATAAATAACTTGAAGTTTGTCAAACAAAATCGTTCGTTTCCATCTGACTAAATTTTGatggaaaaaaggaaaaagaaaaggaagctAATGGGCTATTTGTTGATTAAATAACCTTTTTAAAGAATATTCACGGCCCACTGTAATGAATGTTTGAATATGCTAGACGCGAAGAAAAAGCTTTCATTCTCTCTCTGAACAATCTCTCCAGGTCTCGTACTTCTTCATCGATAGAACGCCCGTAGGTGCCAACAATCAGTAAATCCTTTCTCATTTCATCCACTCAAAGGAACATAACAATCCAGATACTACTTACAATTGTTTATGCTGTCGGATTACTACAAAATCTATTGAGATCTATCTTAAGGTTCTCGTctgatttgaaattttgtttttttatttgtcaaagatgagaatcaagTATCAAAACACGATGTCAACGATCGAAGAGCCGCTTTACCCCCATCGTAGTACTTATAGACGAGCTAAAGAACGATGATATTCTAAGGCTTAATTCCATCAGACGTCTTTCCACGATTGCTCGTGCTCTTGGAGAAGAGAGGACGAGGAAGAGCTGATCCCTTTCCTCAGTGAGAACAACGAAGAC harbors:
- the LOC106415129 gene encoding LOW QUALITY PROTEIN: serine/threonine-protein kinase prpf4B (The sequence of the model RefSeq protein was modified relative to this genomic sequence to represent the inferred CDS: inserted 7 bases in 7 codons; substituted 1 base at 1 genomic stop codon), which gives rise to MENDKQIESHHRKHHRSSSPSDEADKSSKRHKHRHHKHHHKRHHRHHRDKKRDDETELMDVTPIGDSHGGEDDVEEGEILDEEGLANVKTPDSDGESXEIKSDEFQGDDLTVDGVSVARNAETSNGVLTRESERKDKRWYKEYGGPSDRVGKRSDDNGRSSLSLENSEEKRKNSNWSPTNSRQSNELRARSRSRSHDREREMSRSRLVAADEFPVRRRHHDPSRDYLYDRVEAGRTEDSYYRRGRYGEDDRQYGREILERERSKERDMVREGSIRDKDSERSKRRERDSERRTERERESRRMIEVERERLKDYERVRSIDRDRRRERERERRGRSSDWDRRREREEDYVRDRDNERGKSRDRTRYESRERKREKERENDKDRDKGRELKTDNEKYKSVDVGNGERYSFNSPNPCEYFITDDKALLYCVAPNYFAITSRNEDAQNDNDEGVIWKSPEEEEEELNRIKEESRKRMEAILEKYKKKPDQQNELSSQDKGKDDVKENGAPDSASSPIVIAANADPXKDNSDIYAIDSDVAKTSLTTGAPPTMFGISHPERTLAPAGLGEGSPKSERSADMFHDDIFGESPAANEKVDHTRGKGDGVPMVRSGLYDNWDDAEGYYSYQFGELIDGRYEVIATHGKGSSSTVVRAKDLKAGPAEPEEVAXKIIRNNETMHKAGQTEVQILKKLAGSDREDKRHCVRFLSSFKYRNHLCLVFESLHLNLREVLKKFGRNIGLKLSAVRSYSKQLFIALKHLKNCGVLHCDIKPDNMLVCKXEQNVLKLCDFGNAMFAGKNEVTPYLVSRFYRSPEIILGLTYDHXLDIWSVGCCLYELYCGKVXFPGATNNDMLRLHMELKGPFPKKMLRKGAFIDQHFDHDLNFYATEEDNVSGKMMKRMIVNXKPKDFGSIIXGYPGEDPKMLAHFRDLLDKIFILDPEKRLTVKQALAHPFITSK